A portion of the Pseudomonas sp. PSE14 genome contains these proteins:
- a CDS encoding GGDEF domain-containing protein, producing MTVPEFPAEPSRQSQGKMPPSLRVAYKAYVVRHYRRFLLAINLIAMAAYDSYVLADALLIPDMAKESLLLRAGLSLIGLLNIFLVFRFSRSVLAMDLLMPVHDIISTVAWFELLKRSASPDVPFFLYASVVFILLGNLGVRYSFKGIALVSAIISAIILYNVWLIHDGAAKPVLTFTLVYLPVALFSLFISWTNIRGVRQAFLADQEERRQRSELASLNLRLQELASTDALTGVGNRRALDAQLKASWEGMHAHGRPFALLLVDIDYFKPYNDHFGHQTGDRCLCRVAESLVGSLRGGRARVYRYGGEEFVVLLETGSVDDLRRVAERLREQVASLNIEHLHRPDALRHLTISLGAAMANEEGLNQPLDLLARCDQRLYCAKQDGRNRVQLGSPPTD from the coding sequence ATGACCGTACCCGAGTTTCCCGCCGAGCCTTCCCGGCAGTCCCAGGGCAAGATGCCGCCCAGCCTGCGTGTCGCCTACAAGGCCTATGTGGTCCGGCATTACCGGCGCTTCCTGCTGGCGATCAACTTAATTGCCATGGCGGCCTACGATTCCTACGTGCTGGCCGATGCCCTGCTGATCCCGGACATGGCAAAGGAATCGCTGCTGCTGCGCGCCGGCCTGAGCCTGATCGGCCTGCTCAACATCTTCCTGGTGTTCCGCTTCAGCCGCAGCGTGCTGGCGATGGACCTGCTGATGCCGGTGCACGACATCATTTCCACCGTCGCCTGGTTCGAGCTCCTCAAGCGCAGCGCCTCGCCCGACGTCCCCTTCTTCCTCTATGCCTCGGTGGTCTTCATCCTGCTCGGCAACCTGGGGGTGCGCTATTCGTTCAAGGGCATTGCGCTGGTCTCCGCAATCATCTCGGCGATCATCCTCTACAACGTCTGGCTGATCCACGACGGCGCTGCCAAGCCTGTGCTGACCTTCACCCTGGTCTACCTGCCGGTGGCGCTGTTCAGCCTGTTCATCAGCTGGACCAATATCCGGGGCGTGCGACAGGCCTTCCTCGCCGACCAGGAAGAACGCCGCCAACGCTCCGAACTGGCCTCGCTCAACCTGCGCCTGCAGGAACTGGCCAGCACCGACGCACTGACCGGTGTCGGCAACCGCCGCGCCCTGGACGCCCAGCTCAAGGCCAGCTGGGAGGGCATGCACGCCCACGGCCGCCCCTTCGCCCTGTTGCTGGTGGATATTGACTACTTCAAGCCCTACAACGACCATTTCGGCCACCAGACCGGCGACCGCTGCCTGTGTCGCGTGGCCGAATCCCTGGTCGGCAGCCTGCGCGGGGGGCGTGCCAGGGTCTATCGTTATGGCGGTGAGGAGTTTGTCGTACTGCTCGAAACCGGCAGCGTCGACGACCTGCGCCGCGTAGCCGAACGCCTGCGCGAGCAGGTGGCCAGCCTGAACATCGAACACCTTCACCGACCCGACGCCCTGCGGCACCTGACCATCAGCCTCGGGGCAGCGATGGCCAATGAGGAGGGCCTGAACCAACCGCTCGACCTGCTCGCGCGATGCGACCAGCGTCTTTACTGCGCCAAGCAGGACGGACGCAACCGCGTGCAACTCGGTAGTCCGCCGACGGACTGA
- a CDS encoding FMN-binding negative transcriptional regulator: MYVPAHFEENRPDELHRLIREHPLGILVTGHAGVLDANHLPFELELAGDTPLLRAHVARNNPVWREADGDEVLVIFRGDHAYVSPNWYPSKHEEHRQVPTWNYQVVHVRGRLKVMDEERFVRGVVGRLTRTHEAGEERPWKMSDSTPEFISGMLANIVGIEVEISEIVGKSKLSQNKEDRDRLGAAGELEQRGVGELAGAMRAAKE; this comes from the coding sequence ATGTACGTACCCGCGCACTTTGAGGAAAACCGACCTGACGAGCTGCATCGGCTGATCCGCGAGCATCCTTTGGGCATTCTGGTGACCGGCCATGCCGGCGTGCTGGACGCCAATCACCTGCCTTTCGAGCTGGAACTGGCGGGTGATACGCCGCTGCTGCGGGCCCACGTCGCGCGCAACAACCCGGTATGGCGGGAGGCTGATGGCGACGAGGTGCTGGTGATCTTCCGGGGCGACCACGCCTACGTCTCGCCCAACTGGTACCCGAGCAAGCACGAGGAGCACCGCCAGGTGCCGACCTGGAACTACCAGGTGGTGCATGTGCGCGGCCGGCTGAAGGTGATGGACGAGGAGCGCTTCGTGCGCGGCGTGGTCGGGCGCCTGACCCGCACCCATGAGGCGGGCGAGGAGCGGCCGTGGAAGATGAGCGACTCCACGCCGGAATTCATCAGCGGGATGCTGGCGAACATCGTCGGCATCGAGGTGGAGATCAGCGAGATCGTCGGCAAGTCCAAGCTCAGCCAGAACAAGGAGGATCGGGACCGGCTGGGGGCGGCTGGGGAGTTGGAGCAGCGCGGCGTTGGCGAGCTGGCCGGGGCGATGAGGGCGGCGAAGGAGTAG
- a CDS encoding U32 family peptidase, translating to MSLPKHHLELLSPARDVAIAREAILHGADAVYIGGPSFGARHNACNEVSDIAQLVEFAHRYHARVFTTINTILHDNELEPARALIHQLYDAGVDALIVQDMGIMELDIPPIELHASTQTDIRTLERAKFLDRAGFSQLVLARELNLQEIRAIADETDAAIEFFIHGALCVAFSGQCNISHAQTGRSANRGDCSQACRLPYTLKDDQGRVVAFEKHLLSMKDNNQSANLSALVDAGVRSFKIEGRYKDMGYVKNITAYYRQRLDGILAERPDLARASSGRTDHFFVPDPDKTFHRGSTDYFVSERKIDIGAFDSPTFTGLPVGTVEKVGKRDMTVVTKDPLSNGDGLNVLVKREVVGFRANIAEPKGEFEEDGEKRYRYRVEPNEMPEGLYRLRPNHPLSRNLDHNWQQALQKTSAERRVGLSWVAKLREERLELTATSEEGVTASVTLDGPFGVANKPEQALDQLHDLLGQLGTTQYHADKIELDAPQAFFIPNSQLKALRREAIEALTEARVQAHPRGGRKAETNPPPVYPESHLSFLYNVYNQKARDFYHRHGVQLIDAAFEAHEETGEVPVMITKHCLRFSFNLCPKQAKGVTGVRTKVQPMQLIHGDEVLTLKFDCKPCEMHVIGKIKGHILGLPTPGSDGVSNIVGQISPEDLLKTIRKPAH from the coding sequence ATGTCCCTGCCCAAACACCATCTGGAACTGCTCAGTCCCGCCCGCGATGTGGCCATCGCCCGCGAGGCCATCCTGCATGGCGCCGATGCCGTCTACATCGGCGGCCCGAGCTTCGGCGCGCGGCACAATGCCTGCAACGAAGTGAGCGATATCGCCCAGCTGGTGGAGTTCGCCCACCGCTACCACGCGCGGGTGTTCACCACGATCAACACCATCCTCCACGACAACGAGCTGGAGCCGGCCCGCGCGCTGATCCACCAGCTCTACGACGCAGGTGTCGATGCGCTGATCGTGCAGGACATGGGGATCATGGAGCTGGACATCCCGCCGATCGAGCTGCACGCCAGCACCCAGACCGACATCCGCACCCTGGAGCGGGCGAAATTCCTCGATCGGGCCGGCTTCTCCCAGCTGGTATTGGCCCGTGAGCTGAACTTGCAGGAAATCCGCGCCATCGCGGATGAAACCGACGCGGCCATCGAGTTCTTCATCCACGGCGCGCTGTGCGTGGCCTTCTCCGGCCAGTGCAACATCTCCCACGCCCAGACCGGCCGCAGCGCCAACCGCGGCGACTGCTCCCAGGCCTGCCGCCTGCCCTACACCCTGAAGGACGACCAGGGCCGCGTGGTGGCTTTCGAGAAGCACCTGCTGTCGATGAAGGACAACAACCAGAGCGCCAACCTCAGCGCCCTGGTGGACGCCGGCGTACGCTCCTTCAAGATCGAAGGGCGCTACAAGGACATGGGCTACGTGAAGAACATCACCGCCTATTACCGCCAGCGCCTGGACGGCATCCTCGCCGAGCGCCCGGACCTGGCCCGCGCATCCAGCGGCCGCACCGACCACTTCTTCGTGCCGGACCCGGACAAGACCTTCCACCGCGGCAGCACCGACTACTTCGTCAGCGAGCGCAAGATCGACATCGGCGCCTTCGACTCGCCGACCTTCACCGGCCTGCCGGTGGGCACCGTGGAAAAGGTCGGCAAGCGCGACATGACGGTGGTAACCAAGGACCCGCTGTCCAACGGCGACGGCCTCAACGTGCTGGTGAAGCGCGAAGTGGTCGGCTTCCGCGCCAACATCGCAGAACCCAAGGGCGAATTCGAAGAAGACGGCGAGAAGCGCTACCGCTACCGCGTCGAGCCCAACGAGATGCCGGAAGGCCTGTACCGCCTGCGCCCGAACCATCCGCTGTCGCGCAACCTCGACCACAACTGGCAGCAGGCGCTGCAGAAGACCTCCGCCGAGCGTCGCGTCGGCCTGTCGTGGGTCGCCAAGCTGCGCGAGGAACGCCTGGAACTGACCGCCACCAGCGAGGAAGGCGTCACCGCCAGCGTCACCCTGGACGGCCCGTTCGGCGTCGCCAACAAGCCGGAACAGGCGCTGGATCAGTTGCACGACCTGCTCGGCCAGCTGGGCACCACCCAGTACCACGCCGACAAGATCGAGCTGGACGCCCCGCAGGCGTTCTTCATCCCCAACTCCCAGCTCAAGGCGTTGCGCCGCGAGGCCATCGAGGCGCTCACCGAAGCCCGCGTGCAGGCCCACCCGCGCGGCGGCCGCAAGGCCGAAACCAACCCGCCGCCGGTGTACCCGGAGTCGCACCTGTCCTTCCTGTACAACGTGTACAACCAGAAGGCCCGCGACTTCTACCACCGCCACGGCGTGCAACTGATCGACGCCGCCTTCGAGGCCCACGAGGAAACCGGCGAAGTGCCAGTGATGATCACCAAGCACTGCCTGCGCTTCTCCTTCAACCTGTGCCCGAAACAAGCCAAGGGCGTCACCGGCGTACGCACCAAGGTGCAGCCGATGCAGCTGATCCACGGCGACGAAGTGCTGACCCTGAAGTTCGACTGCAAGCCGTGCGAGATGCACGTGATCGGCAAGATCAAGGGCCACATTCTCGGCTTGCCGACGCCGGGCAGCGACGGCGTGAGCAACATCGTCGGCCAGATCAGCCCGGAAGACCTGCTCAAGACTATTCGCAAGCCGGCGCACTAA
- a CDS encoding alpha/beta hydrolase: MNAIAHTDSAIHYRFADADGVRVFYREAGQPGSPVLLLLHGFPSSSHQYRNLIPLLAERFHVIAPDLPGFGFTEVPAERSYRYSFANLATTLGAFVDALGLERYALYVFDYGAPTGLRLALAHPERVTALISQNGNAYLEGLGDVWAPIRTYWADPSAANRQVVHDALLTREGVRLHYVEGASDPSLIAPETYTLDALLIERPGNKDIQLDLFYDYQDNLKLYPDFQAFFRATQLPSLIIWGKHDPIFIPPGAEAFARDNPNAVIELLDTGHFALETHVDHIAKRIHEVIGSALS; this comes from the coding sequence ATGAACGCCATCGCCCACACCGACTCCGCCATCCATTACCGCTTCGCCGATGCCGACGGCGTCCGCGTGTTCTATCGCGAGGCCGGCCAGCCAGGCTCGCCCGTGCTCCTGCTGCTCCACGGCTTCCCCAGTTCCTCGCACCAGTACCGCAACCTGATCCCGCTGCTGGCCGAGCGCTTCCACGTCATCGCCCCCGACCTGCCCGGCTTCGGCTTCACCGAAGTGCCGGCCGAACGCAGCTACCGCTACAGCTTCGCCAACCTCGCCACCACCCTCGGCGCCTTCGTCGATGCCCTGGGCCTGGAGCGCTACGCCCTGTACGTCTTCGACTACGGCGCCCCCACCGGCCTGCGCCTGGCGCTGGCGCACCCGGAACGGGTCACCGCGCTGATCTCGCAGAACGGCAATGCCTACCTGGAAGGCCTGGGCGATGTCTGGGCGCCGATCCGCACCTATTGGGCTGATCCATCCGCCGCCAACCGCCAGGTGGTGCACGACGCCCTGCTGACCCGCGAAGGCGTTCGTCTGCACTACGTAGAAGGCGCCTCGGACCCGAGCCTGATCGCCCCTGAGACCTACACCCTCGACGCCCTGCTGATCGAGCGTCCGGGCAACAAGGACATCCAGCTCGACCTGTTCTACGACTACCAGGACAACCTGAAGCTGTACCCCGACTTCCAGGCGTTCTTCCGCGCCACCCAACTGCCGTCGCTGATCATCTGGGGCAAGCACGACCCGATCTTCATCCCGCCGGGCGCCGAAGCCTTCGCCCGCGACAACCCCAACGCGGTGATCGAGTTGCTGGATACTGGCCACTTCGCCCTGGAAACCCACGTCGACCACATCGCCAAGCGCATCCATGAGGTGATCGGCAGCGCCCTGAGCTAG
- a CDS encoding ABATE domain-containing protein, which translates to MSAPTLEPFVIADHPALDMINTVAVVDGQLVDFWQSDADVLAWLERMALRRDGAVRFAKGALLDAARTLREAVRELVLKRKGGLRGDPSALNHFLLQASSHPRLVWEGVDAPRLERVGEHASPEQLLAPLSELAASLLAEGDFNLVRKCEHPDCVLWFYDRTKSHRRRWCSMAACGNRHKVAEHRKRQRGE; encoded by the coding sequence ATGAGCGCACCGACCCTCGAACCCTTCGTGATCGCCGATCACCCCGCGCTGGACATGATCAACACCGTGGCGGTGGTGGACGGGCAGTTGGTGGATTTCTGGCAGTCCGACGCCGACGTACTGGCCTGGCTCGAACGCATGGCGCTCAGGCGCGATGGCGCCGTCCGGTTTGCCAAGGGCGCCTTGCTGGACGCTGCCCGAACCTTGCGCGAGGCGGTGCGCGAATTGGTGCTCAAGCGCAAGGGCGGGCTGCGCGGCGACCCTTCGGCGCTCAACCACTTCCTGCTGCAGGCGTCCAGCCATCCGCGGCTGGTCTGGGAAGGAGTCGACGCGCCGCGCCTGGAACGGGTTGGCGAGCACGCATCGCCGGAGCAACTGCTCGCGCCCCTGTCGGAACTGGCCGCCAGCCTGCTGGCGGAAGGGGACTTCAACCTGGTGCGCAAGTGCGAGCATCCCGATTGCGTGCTGTGGTTCTACGACCGCACCAAGTCGCACCGCCGGCGCTGGTGCAGCATGGCGGCGTGCGGCAACCGACATAAGGTTGCCGAGCACCGCAAGCGGCAGCGCGGGGAGTAG
- a CDS encoding alpha/beta hydrolase, translating to MTTQKTLLAAALVLTLGNAFAAGNPTVEHNTQAFLEALEAGNGKPLEALSPKDARAVLTGAQQSVKVDLSGTQVSEKTISTEVGAIKLTIVRPANAKGTLPVFMYFHGGGWVLGDYPTHARLIHDLVLNSGAAAVYVDYTPSPEARYPTAINQAYAATKWVAEHGKEIGVDGKRLAVAGNSVGGNMAAVVALMAKDKGTPKLRFQALLWPVTDASFETGSYNQFAQGHFLTKPMMQWFWDNYTTDPKQRAEIYASPLRATRDQLKGLPPALVQTAESDVLRDEGEAYARKLDAAGVAVTSVRYNGMIHDYGLLNVVSQVPAVQAALRQAGEELKVHLK from the coding sequence ATGACCACCCAGAAAACCCTGCTCGCCGCAGCCCTCGTACTGACCCTCGGCAACGCCTTCGCCGCCGGCAATCCCACCGTCGAACACAACACCCAGGCCTTCCTCGAGGCGCTGGAAGCCGGCAACGGCAAACCACTGGAAGCCCTCTCGCCGAAAGACGCCCGTGCGGTGCTGACCGGCGCGCAGCAGTCGGTGAAGGTCGACCTCTCCGGCACCCAGGTCAGCGAGAAGACCATCAGCACCGAGGTCGGCGCGATCAAGCTGACCATCGTTCGCCCGGCCAATGCCAAGGGCACGCTGCCGGTCTTCATGTACTTCCATGGCGGCGGCTGGGTACTGGGCGACTACCCGACCCACGCCCGCCTGATCCACGACCTGGTGCTGAACTCCGGCGCGGCGGCGGTCTACGTCGACTACACGCCGTCCCCCGAGGCGCGTTACCCGACCGCGATCAACCAGGCTTACGCCGCGACGAAATGGGTTGCCGAGCACGGCAAGGAAATCGGCGTCGACGGCAAGCGCCTGGCGGTGGCCGGCAACAGCGTCGGCGGCAACATGGCCGCGGTGGTCGCGCTGATGGCCAAGGACAAGGGCACGCCCAAGCTGCGTTTCCAGGCCCTGTTGTGGCCGGTGACCGATGCCAGTTTCGAGACCGGCTCCTACAACCAGTTCGCCCAGGGACACTTCCTCACCAAGCCGATGATGCAGTGGTTCTGGGACAACTACACCACCGATCCGAAACAGCGCGCCGAGATCTACGCGTCGCCCCTGCGGGCCACCCGGGATCAGCTCAAGGGCCTGCCGCCGGCGCTGGTCCAGACCGCCGAATCCGATGTGCTGCGCGACGAGGGCGAGGCCTATGCCCGCAAGCTCGATGCCGCCGGCGTGGCGGTCACCTCGGTGCGCTACAACGGAATGATCCACGACTACGGGCTGCTCAACGTGGTCAGCCAGGTCCCCGCCGTGCAGGCCGCCCTGCGCCAGGCCGGCGAAGAACTGAAGGTGCACCTGAAATAG
- a CDS encoding hydrolase, which produces MTAIAKAAPGKTLLNPADHTLIMIDHQSQMSFATKSIDAVTLRNNAALVAKAAKEFGVSTILTTVAEKSFSGPIFDEIKSVFPEHNVIDRTSMNTWEDPRIAVEVNKHGKQKIVLAGLWTSVCIVGPALSAIDQGFEVYVIADACGDVSTEAHEMALQRMIQLGARPMTSLQYLLELQRDWARGETYDQTVKTSIEHGGAYGLGLIYAKTMFNASEGH; this is translated from the coding sequence ATGACCGCAATCGCCAAAGCCGCTCCGGGCAAGACCCTGCTGAACCCGGCCGACCACACCCTGATCATGATCGACCACCAGTCGCAGATGTCCTTCGCGACCAAATCCATCGACGCGGTAACCCTGCGCAACAACGCAGCGCTGGTGGCCAAGGCGGCGAAGGAATTCGGCGTCTCCACCATTCTCACCACCGTTGCCGAGAAGAGCTTCTCCGGCCCGATCTTCGACGAGATCAAGTCGGTGTTCCCCGAGCACAACGTCATCGACCGCACCAGCATGAACACCTGGGAAGATCCGCGCATCGCCGTCGAGGTGAACAAGCACGGCAAGCAGAAGATCGTCCTCGCCGGCCTCTGGACCTCGGTGTGCATCGTCGGCCCGGCGCTCTCGGCCATCGACCAGGGCTTCGAGGTGTACGTGATCGCCGACGCCTGTGGCGACGTGTCCACCGAGGCTCACGAGATGGCCCTGCAGCGCATGATCCAGCTCGGCGCCCGCCCCATGACGTCCCTGCAATACCTGCTCGAACTGCAACGCGACTGGGCCCGTGGCGAGACCTACGACCAGACCGTGAAGACCTCCATCGAGCATGGCGGCGCCTACGGCCTGGGCCTGATCTACGCGAAGACCATGTTCAACGCCAGCGAAGGTCACTGA
- a CDS encoding antibiotic biosynthesis monooxygenase: MNTPVNQESVTLIIRHRAKPGRAADYEAILRELTRAASEFPGHLGVDVMRQGDAFTSVLRFASANELQVWLDSAQRRELIERASPLLTDGDQQELHSDHEFWFTPQESDQRQPPRWKQAAVSYLVILPLVMLVPQLWQPLFARVPLLGGFVPANMLITITIVLLVVYVFMPRATRLFSAWLNAR; this comes from the coding sequence ATGAACACCCCAGTCAACCAAGAGTCCGTGACGCTGATCATCCGCCATCGCGCCAAGCCCGGCCGTGCCGCGGACTACGAAGCCATCCTGCGCGAACTGACCCGCGCCGCCAGCGAGTTTCCCGGACACCTGGGCGTGGACGTGATGCGCCAGGGCGACGCCTTCACCTCCGTACTGCGCTTCGCCAGCGCCAACGAGCTGCAGGTCTGGCTGGACTCCGCGCAGCGCCGCGAACTGATCGAACGCGCATCGCCGCTTCTGACCGACGGCGACCAGCAGGAACTGCACAGTGATCACGAGTTCTGGTTCACCCCCCAGGAAAGCGATCAGCGGCAACCGCCGCGCTGGAAGCAGGCGGCGGTCTCCTACCTGGTGATCCTGCCCCTGGTAATGCTGGTGCCGCAGCTCTGGCAACCGCTGTTCGCCCGGGTACCGCTGCTGGGCGGCTTCGTGCCGGCCAACATGCTGATCACCATCACCATCGTGCTGTTGGTGGTCTACGTTTTCATGCCACGGGCCACGCGCCTGTTCTCCGCCTGGCTCAACGCCCGCTGA
- a CDS encoding amidohydrolase: MNADLILTNGRFHTIDREKPNATAVAIADGKFIAVGTDAEAMALRGGATRVIDLKGRTVIPGLNDSHLHLIRGGLNYNLELRWEGVPSLADALRMLKEQALRTPSPQWVRVVGGWNEFQFAERRMPTIEELNQAAPDTPVFVLHLYDRALLNRAALRVVGYTKDTPNPPGGEIVRDSNGEPTGMLVARPNAMILYSTLAKGPKLPFEYQVNSTRQFMRELNRLGVTSAIDAGGGFQNYPDDYQVIQQLEKDDQLTVRIAYNLFTQKPKEELADFKNWTSSVAYGQGSDFLRHNGAGEMLVFSAADFEDFLEPRPDLPPNMEADLEPVVRHLVEQRWPFRLHATYDESISRMLDVFEKVNLDVPFNGLHWFFDHCETISPKNIERVRALGGGIAIQDRMAFQGEYFVDRYGKQAAQATPPIKRMLSEGVPVGAGTDATRVSSYNPWTSLYWMVSGKTVGGMELYPEGLSRATALELYTHGSAWFSNEQGKKGMIKVGQMADLAVLSADYFSVPEEEIKVIESVLTVVDGRVVFGSGDFERQAPTAIPVLPDWSPVAKVPGHWRPQAPLQQAVHQCAGSCGVHGHSHERARQSSVPVSDFQGFWGAFGCSCFAF; encoded by the coding sequence ATGAATGCCGACCTGATCCTGACCAACGGCCGCTTCCATACCATCGACCGCGAGAAACCCAACGCCACCGCCGTGGCTATCGCCGACGGCAAGTTCATCGCCGTGGGCACCGACGCCGAAGCCATGGCCCTGCGTGGTGGCGCCACCCGTGTCATCGACCTGAAAGGGCGCACGGTGATTCCCGGCCTCAACGACTCGCACCTGCACCTGATCCGCGGCGGTTTGAACTACAACCTGGAGCTGCGCTGGGAGGGTGTGCCGTCCCTGGCCGACGCCCTGCGCATGCTCAAGGAACAGGCGCTGCGCACACCCTCGCCGCAATGGGTACGGGTGGTGGGCGGCTGGAACGAATTCCAGTTCGCCGAGCGCCGCATGCCGACTATCGAGGAATTGAACCAGGCGGCACCAGATACTCCGGTGTTCGTCCTCCACCTGTATGACCGCGCACTGCTCAACCGCGCCGCGCTGCGTGTGGTCGGCTACACCAAGGACACCCCGAACCCGCCCGGCGGCGAGATCGTCCGCGACAGCAACGGCGAACCCACCGGGATGCTGGTGGCGCGCCCCAACGCGATGATCCTTTACTCGACCCTGGCCAAGGGGCCGAAGCTGCCGTTCGAGTACCAGGTCAACTCCACCCGCCAGTTCATGCGCGAGCTGAACCGCCTGGGCGTCACCAGCGCCATCGACGCCGGCGGCGGCTTCCAGAACTACCCGGACGACTACCAGGTGATCCAGCAGCTGGAGAAGGACGACCAGCTCACCGTGCGCATCGCCTACAACCTGTTCACCCAGAAGCCCAAGGAAGAGCTGGCCGACTTCAAGAACTGGACCAGCAGCGTCGCCTACGGCCAGGGCAGCGACTTCCTGCGCCACAACGGCGCCGGCGAGATGCTGGTGTTCTCCGCCGCCGACTTCGAGGACTTCCTCGAACCGCGCCCGGACCTGCCGCCGAACATGGAGGCGGACCTGGAGCCGGTGGTACGCCACCTGGTCGAACAGCGCTGGCCGTTCCGCCTGCACGCCACCTATGACGAGTCCATTTCGCGGATGCTCGACGTGTTCGAGAAGGTCAACCTGGACGTGCCGTTCAACGGCCTGCACTGGTTCTTCGACCATTGCGAAACCATCTCGCCGAAGAACATCGAGCGCGTCCGGGCCCTGGGCGGCGGCATCGCCATCCAGGACCGCATGGCCTTCCAGGGCGAATACTTCGTCGACCGCTACGGCAAGCAGGCTGCCCAGGCCACGCCACCGATCAAGCGCATGCTGTCCGAGGGCGTGCCGGTGGGCGCCGGCACCGACGCCACCCGCGTTTCCAGCTACAACCCCTGGACCTCGCTGTACTGGATGGTCAGCGGCAAGACCGTGGGTGGCATGGAGCTGTACCCCGAGGGCCTGTCCCGCGCCACCGCGCTGGAGCTGTACACCCACGGCAGCGCCTGGTTCTCCAACGAGCAGGGCAAGAAGGGCATGATCAAGGTGGGCCAGATGGCTGACCTCGCCGTGCTCTCGGCGGACTACTTCAGCGTGCCGGAAGAGGAGATCAAGGTCATCGAGTCGGTGCTCACCGTGGTCGACGGCCGGGTGGTGTTCGGCAGCGGCGACTTCGAGCGCCAGGCGCCGACCGCGATTCCGGTGCTGCCGGACTGGTCGCCGGTGGCCAAGGTGCCGGGGCACTGGCGCCCGCAGGCGCCGCTGCAACAGGCCGTGCACCAGTGCGCCGGCTCCTGTGGCGTGCATGGCCACAGCCACGAGCGGGCGCGCCAGTCGAGCGTGCCGGTGAGCGACTTCCAGGGCTTCTGGGGCGCTTTCGGCTGTTCCTGCTTCGCCTTCTGA
- a CDS encoding OprD family porin has product MLRSVSLPFLALAGAGVCAAPHDGLLEGANWSLLSRNYFLQTDYRTQPSPSGQSYRQEWAQGFIANLESGFTQGTIGLGVDAHAFLGLKLDSGRGRAGTGLLPLDADGRADDDYSSAGGALKLDLSQTTLKFGEMTVETPVFDTGDKRLQPEYATGTLVDSRELDGVRFQAGRFTAFKNQDASTGRGDFDGYGATTRDSAVSFAGADFTPSDNYGGSLFAGQLDDTWRQYYLNLHYLDGGLWLDGNLYRTRDEGQAHAGAIDTTAWSLAARYRLGAQSVMLGYQKIEGDTPFDFVGGDSIYLANSIKYADFNGPGEHSWQARYDLDLGVLGVPGLSFMTRYVRGSGIDGSHAPSDGAYAGQYGDGGRHWERDSDLRYVVQAGPAKDLSLHLSQVSHRGNDEQPGADIDRLYVIIEYPLKGVL; this is encoded by the coding sequence ATGCTTCGTTCAGTTTCCCTGCCGTTCCTGGCGCTGGCTGGCGCGGGTGTCTGTGCCGCCCCGCACGACGGCCTGCTGGAGGGCGCCAACTGGTCGCTGCTCAGCCGCAACTATTTCCTGCAGACCGACTACCGCACCCAGCCTTCGCCCAGCGGGCAGAGCTATCGCCAGGAGTGGGCGCAAGGCTTCATCGCCAACCTGGAGTCCGGCTTCACCCAGGGGACGATCGGCCTGGGCGTCGATGCTCACGCCTTCCTGGGCCTCAAGCTCGACAGCGGACGCGGCCGTGCCGGCACCGGCCTGTTGCCCCTGGACGCCGACGGGCGCGCGGACGATGACTACTCCTCCGCCGGTGGCGCGCTGAAGCTCGACCTGTCGCAGACCACCTTGAAGTTCGGCGAAATGACCGTGGAGACGCCGGTGTTCGATACCGGCGATAAGCGCCTGCAACCCGAGTACGCCACCGGCACCCTGGTCGACTCCCGCGAGCTGGACGGCGTGCGCTTCCAGGCCGGGCGCTTCACCGCCTTCAAGAACCAGGACGCCAGCACCGGCCGGGGTGATTTCGACGGCTATGGCGCCACCACCCGCGACAGCGCGGTGAGCTTCGCCGGCGCGGATTTCACCCCGTCCGATAACTATGGCGGCTCGCTGTTCGCCGGCCAGCTCGATGACACCTGGCGGCAGTACTACCTGAACCTGCATTACCTCGACGGAGGCCTGTGGCTGGACGGCAACCTCTACCGCACCCGCGATGAAGGGCAGGCCCATGCCGGCGCCATCGACACCACCGCCTGGAGCCTGGCGGCGCGCTATCGCCTGGGTGCGCAGAGCGTGATGCTGGGCTACCAGAAGATCGAAGGCGACACGCCGTTCGACTTCGTCGGCGGCGATTCCATCTACCTCGCCAACTCGATCAAGTACGCGGATTTCAACGGACCCGGCGAGCACTCCTGGCAGGCGCGCTACGACCTCGACCTGGGCGTGCTCGGCGTGCCCGGCCTGAGCTTCATGACCCGCTATGTGCGCGGCAGTGGCATCGATGGCAGCCATGCGCCATCCGATGGTGCCTATGCCGGGCAGTACGGTGACGGCGGACGCCATTGGGAGCGCGACAGCGACCTGCGCTACGTGGTCCAGGCCGGCCCGGCCAAGGACCTGTCGCTGCACCTGTCGCAGGTCAGTCACCGTGGCAACGACGAGCAGCCCGGCGCCGACATCGACCGGCTCTACGTGATCATTGAGTACCCGCTCAAGGGTGTGCTTTAG